TATGGTGTCTCCAAAAATCACGCAGATGCCTATTTTGTCTCTCATGATTGTCATCCCCAAACTATTGACGTGTTGCAAACACGCGCTAAACCATTAGGGATTAAGATCATTGTCGGCGATCATCAAACATTTGATTTTGATCAACCAATTTTTGGAGCTGTTCTGCAATACCCTGCAAGTGATGGCACCATTTTCGACTACCGCGCTTTTATAGAAAAAGCCCATGCTAAGGGTGCATTGGTGACGGTAGCAGCAGATCCTCTAAGTTTAACTTTGCTAACCCCTCCTGGGGAATTTGGCGCTGATATTGCTGTCGGTAGCACTCAGAGATTCGGTATTCCCTTGGGCTTTGGTGGCCCTCATGCGGCATACTTTGCTACGAAAGAAGAGTATAAGCGGCTGGTTCCAGGGCGAATTGTAGGTGTATCAAAAGATGCCCAAGGTAAACCTGCATTACGTCTGGCGTTGCAAACTCGCGAACAGCACATCCGCCGCGAAAAAGCTACTAGTAATATTTGTACGGCACAGGTGCTATTAGCGGTAATGGCGAGTATGTACGCCGTCTATCATGGGCCTACTGGACTTAAGCAAATTGCCGAAAATATCCACCAGCTAACTTTAATGTTGGCAGCAGGACTAAAGCATCTGGGTTACAAAATTAGTTCTGAACATTTCTTTGATACATTGCGGGTGGAGTTGGGAACACGCAGCCTGGAAGTTATTCTCGAAGCTTGTCAAGCAAGGAATATTAACCTGCGAATTTTTGATGACACTGCCGTTGGTATCTCTGTAGATGAAACAACTACAGCAGATGATTTAATAGAGCTTTTCGAGATTTTTGCCGCGCCTGATAGTCTATTTTTCGGTTTTAAAGAAATTGGAGACTTAATTGCAGCACGGCGCAAATCATCTCTACCAAACTCAACCTTTGCCCGCACCAGTACCTATCTCACTCACCCAGTTTTTAACCGCTATCACTCAGAAACGGAGTTATTACGTTATCTGCACAAGCTAGAAAGCAAGGACTTGTCGTTAACTACGTCGATGATTCCCTTGGGTTCTTGCACAATGAAGTTGAATGCGACAGCTGAAATGATTCCGGTAAGTTGGGAGAAATTTGGCAAGATTCATCCATTTGCCCCGGCATCGCAAACGCAAGGTTATCAAATCCTATTCCAGCAACTTGAGGCATGGTTGGCTGAAATTACTGGTTTTGCGGGAATTTCTCTACAACCAAATGCTGGTTCTCAGGGCGAATATGCTGGACTTTTAGTGATTCGTCAATATCACGAAAATCGAGGCGAAGCACACCGTAATGTCTGTTTGATTCCCACTTCGGCACACGGGACAAACCCAGCAAGTGCGGTGATGTGCGGGATGAAGGTGGTGGCTGTTGCCTGTGACTCACAAGGTAATATTGACGTTGCTGACCTGAAGAGTAAGGCAGAAAAACACAGCAATGAACTAGCTGCCTTAATGGTGACATATCCCTCAACTCACGGTGTCTTTGAGGAACCAATTCAGGAAATCTGCGCTGTTGTCCATAGCCACGGTGGACAAGTTTACATGGATGGGGCAAATATGAATGCCCAAGTGGGAATTTGCCGTCCTGGAGATATTGGCGCGGATGTCTGCCATTTAAATTTGCACAAAACCTTCTGTATTCCTCATGGTGGCGGTGGCCCTGGTATGGGGCCTATTGGGGTTGCTTCTCATCTTGTACCTTTTCTCCCCGGACATCCTGTGGTAGGGATTGGGGACTGGGGACTGGGGACTAGGAAAGAGGAAATTACCAGTACCCAGCATATTGGTGCGGTTGCGGCTGCGCCTTGGGGTAGTGCGAGTATCTTGGTGATTTCTTGGATGTACATTGCGATGATGGGTGCAGATGGTTTAACCCATGCAACGAAGGTGGCGATTCTCAACGCTAATTACATTGCCAAGAAACTGGAATCTTACTATCCCGTTTTGTATCAGGGGAAAAATGGTCTAGTTGCCCATGAATGTATTTTAGATTTGCGATCGCTCAAAAAATCAGCTGCGATCGAAATTGATGATGTCGCAAAGCGTCTCATGGATTATGGTTTCCATGCGCCGACTGTCTCTTGGCCTGTCGGGGGTACAATCATGGTGGAACCTACAGAAAGTGAATCTAAACAAGAGTTAGATCGTTTCTGTGATGCGTTGATTTCTATTCGCCAAGAAATCGCCGAAATAGAAGTCGGCAAAGTGGATGCTCAAGATAATGTTTTGAAGAACGCACCCCACACAGCCGAAAGTCTCATCACCGGAGAATGGAATCATCCTTATTCTCGCGAACAAGCTGCCTATCCTGCGCCTTGGACTCGTGAATATAAATTCTGGCCTGCTGTTGGTCGCATTGATGCAGCCTTTGGCGATAGGAATTTTGTTTGTTCTTGTCTGCCAATGGATGCTTATTAACTTGAAGTAAGGAGTTAAGAGTTAGGAATTAAAACTCCTAACTCTTGCAATTCTTCCCTTACAGATAAAGGCTGATAACCCAATGCAAAAGCTTTAGAACTATCCAAAGAAACATCTGCTGGTCTAGGTGCTGCCATTTTCACATCTTGTTGTCGGCAGGATTTAAGACCAGTGCTAGGAAGTTGAAATACTTCCACTAATATCTGTCCAAAATCATAACGTGAAATCCGCTCTTTGCCACCTAAGTGAATGATGCCGTTCACTTTTTCTAATGCTAATAAAAGTCCTTTGGCAGCAGTTGTTCCACTTACTGGTGTGCGAAATTCATCTATAAATAAACTTAGTTCTTCTTCAGCTTGTAAAGTTTGAATAAATGGCTGAATAAAGCTTTTAGCTGTAGGTGTTGCTGCACCAAACATCAACGGCATTCGACACACTGCGGTCATGGGATATCTTTCTAGCATATCTGCTTCTGCGATCGCCTTTTGCTCACCGTAAAGATTGACAGGGCACACGGCATCTGTCTCTTGATATGGGGCATTTAAGCCATCAAAAACTAAATCAGTTGAGGTAAAAGCACAAGGAATAGAATTATCTGCACACAGTCCGGCAATATTGCAGGATGCTATCACATTAATTGCGTGCGATTCTTTGGGGTTGGTTTGACAAAAATTTGGTTGCGAGTGTGCAGCAGTATGAATAACTGCCGTCGGTTTGACATCATTAAATATGCGTTTCAATTCCTGAAAATTTGTTAAGTTTGCTTTTAACATTTTCATCTCATGAATTTCTAAGGGATGGGATAAATAAGTGCCATAAATCTCCCATTCTTCTTTTGCAAGCTGGCAAAGATGCCATCCTAAAAAACCACTTGTTCCGGTGATTAACAATTTTTTCATGTCTAATCGTAAACCGCTAGCATCACGAAAAAAATCTTGTTAGGCTTATATTCTACACTGAGTAGTGGTAATAAAATACTATTGCAGTAATTTCTGAAACTGCTTTTCACTACGCACTTTGCTAAAGTCGGGGTCAGTTTTGGCTAATTTCTTGTATTTATCAGGAACAAACTCGATTGCTTTGTCTAGATTCTCAATTGCTAATTCCAGATTGCTTTGTAAAGCATAAGAGCAAGCTTTGTTGTAATATGCTTGGTGCAAATCCGGCTTGATGGCGATCGCTCTATTATAAGATGCGATCGCATCTTGGTAGCGGTGCAGCTTTGTCAGAGCTATGCCTCGGTTAATTAAGGCTTCATATTTATTCGGTTTGGTAGCGATCGCTTTGTCGTAAGATGCAAGAGCATCTTGGTAGCGGTGCAACGATGTTAAGGCTATGCCGCGATTATACCAAGCTTCATATTTGTCGGGTTTGATGGCGATCGCTTTGTCGTAAGATACAAGAGCATCTTGGTAGCGGTGCAACGATGTTAAAGCTATGCCACGGTTAATCCAAGCTTCAGGATTCTCAACTTTGATGGCGATCGCTTTGTCATAAGCTTTTATGGCATCTTGATAACGTTGCCCATCTAATAAATGATTGCCTTGATGAAAGAAATCTTCTGCTTTTTGCGTAGCCTTCGCTTCTATGAAAAGTTGGGTTACATTACTTTCTTGAACAAATTGTGTAGTATTTTCTATCGATGAATTTGCCCCACTACTACAACCAAATGCTAAGAAAACTATCATGTTAGATGCAACGAAGCAGTGCCGAAAAACCATGCTGTACCTACAAAACTTATTAAATGATGTTAAAATCTGTTTGTTTTTTGAGTATTATCAAAATACACTAGTTTTTAGCCATTAATTTACTTTTCTTTTGAGAAAGAGCTTTGTTGGCGATGCAGAGATTTTTATTAAAATCAAGCGTACATCACATTATCATATTAGATACACACAAAGCAATCACTTAGATTCTATTTCAATCAAAAAACAATAATTTGTGTTGCTGCATACGTTACGTAAGCACAACTCGTCATAGACATCGCACTCGTATATGTAGTATTTCTCTTTAATTAACAAGGATGCGATCGTAGTAGCTTTTGACGATAAAAGGCTGTTATTTGCTTTATTGTGTCAAGCAATTTGTCAAGCAATTATTTAAGCTAATCATTATTCAAATTCTGTGTTTGCGTCTTTCTCGTGATTGAAAATATGCAGCTTACAGCAGTTTTCATGTATTTGAACTACATCTGTCGTAAGGGCACAGCATTGCTGTGCCCCTAGCAGCGTAGTCTATTTACCTGAAAATAGCTGTAAAATGCAAATTGTCGGTGCAATAGCTTGCCTTCATGTCTTTATAATACCAAAATGATATTTTCAGTACCAAGACACAAAGGTAAAAAATAGGAGATAATAGGCTCTATTTTTGCAAGGTTTAATTTATACCAAAAACCGACTCGACAGTTGACTTAATCGAATCTCGCGCATCCTTTAAAGTTTGGCTAATGGGATGTTTTGCCTGTAAAAATGCGCGGGCACAATTGCGTCCCGGCATTCCCGAAATTGAACCACCTGGATGAGTACCTGCACCAGTTAAAAATAGATTATCAATTGGTGTTTTGTAGTTCGCTATTTCTGGCAAGGGGCGGAAAAAGATCATCTGATCTAGAGTCATGTCAACATGGTAATAGTTGCCTTTATATGCACCTAACCTTTCTCCTAGTTCTGCTGGGCTTTCTACACGACGAGCGATAGTTGCATTTTTGACATTTGGTGCATAGTCTGCCAATTTATCAATTACTCTATCTGCAACTTTGTTTTTCAATTCATCAGTCCAACCAGTACCTTTTAAACCGGTGCCTTCTGCACCAGCAATTTGATAAGGGGCAAAAAATTCAATCCATAGGGTGTGCTTACCTGATGGTGCTAATGTAGGATCTAAATAACTAGGCATTACCAAATACATTGATGGGTCAGCATCAGGAATCTCTCCCAAGGTGCATTTACTATGAGCCTGTTCTACATGAGCTACGGAATCTGCAATTAAGATAGAACCGACGAGATATTCGTCTTTGTGGGCGTGGTATGGAAAGCGCAGTGGTTCATCTAAAGCCAAATCTATTTTGAGGATAGTTTCGTTGTTATTAACGATGCGGCGTTCTAATCTTTCCCATAAATTTGGGTCGACTCCATCAACATCGCTTTTATCAGTCATTTGCAAAAATAATCGCTTGGCATCAATATTAGAAATAACTCCATATTTAGCGCGATATTCTTTACCACCAGCAACCCGTACACCTACAGCTTTCCCATCATCAATTAAAACTTTTTCAACGTGCTGGTCTGTGAGAATCACGCCACCTTTACTTGTGACTAAATTCACCAAAGCTTGCACAAGTGCGCCAGTTCCGCCGCGAGGTCTGGCCATTCCTGGATTATGACGCATTGCCATCATAATTGCACCGATAGCAAGGGTTTTTTGTGATGGTGGCGCACCAAGTTCTGATGCTAGTCTGGCTAGTGGTGCTTTTAGAAATTCCTCATCAAACCACTCGTTAAGTAAATCTTCCGCGCTGGTTAACATTGTGCGAATAAAGTCCAGCGTTTTGTTTGGAGAACCAATAACCGAAAATAAATCTTTCAGTTTTGTGATGTCGTAGTTACCAAGGATGTCTATAATTGACTTTGGTGGTGCATTGAACATCGGAACCATTGCACCTAGCGATCGCTGCCAAAAATCTACAAATTCTGCGTATTTTCTAGCATCACGTTCATTGTAACGAGCAATTTCGGCACAAGTCTTTTCCACCGACTTATGTCCTAAGAAATACTTGCCATCAGGATGAGGACAGAAAACAACCGGATCGCACTCTAAATAATGCAAGCCGTATTTTTCTAATTCTAATTCTTCAACAACTGGCCCTAAGTGAATAAATTCATGGTCAATAGCACACAAATTAAATTTAAATCCTGGGGCTTCTTGGGGTAAACACTCTTCAGTTGTTGCTGCACCACCCGGAACAGGACGTTTTTCTAGTAACAGAACGCTATAACCAGCTTTTAGTAAATAAGCTGCACAAACTAGCCCATTATGTCCAGCACCGATCAGGACAACATCATACTCTTGCATAAGTTGGAATTTAAAAATAAGTAGCTTTTCAAATATTAGAAAAATTTTGTGACATTTACATCATCCTTCAGTAACAAAAATTATCTTTAGTTACTGTCAATCCTACTAAGGAGATAATACAGTCAATGATGAAGGTATTTGCCTCACCTGAGCTTCTAGCATAAGAATTAAATTACCCTTTTGTACTTCTATATTTTTGATACTAAAAGCGATATCCTCCCATTCAAAATATGGTATATTCATTAGCTCTTTAGCTTTCTGCATCAATGCTATAATTAATTCTATTGAAATTCCCTCTCCCTCAGTGCAGTTAAAACCCTCCAGCATTGCGGGTTGTGAATGAGTTTGTGGACGTGCGATCGCAGTATAAGCTAAAGGGCGAGTATTTCCCATTTCCTTTAACAGCAACTTTCCCCTAAATTCTATTTTGTCATCACCAGGTAAAAATACCTGAATTTCTTCCGGCTCAAAACTAATAATTTCACCATCTACATTCAACTCGAAGTTTTGCATTTGGTTGCGAACAAAGTCTGAGTACAAAGCAGTATTAATATCTAATTCAGTGAGTATAATTCGAGCAATGGCATTGACTGGCTCATTGAGTTCTATTTGACCAAAAAGAGCGCTAAAAGGATTAATGGCAATACTATCTGTTTGCAGTTTTATTTCCTGTACGCGAATGTCTTGCTGAATAACTAATCCTTGGCCTGTAAGCGAAACTCCATCAGCCTGTCCTTGAACTATTTTCAATAGATCGGTTTGTATATCTATTTCTATTTGTTCTACTTCATTTAGCTGACTGGATATTCTTTTTTCAGCTTCTTGAGATAGAAATTGTTCCTCCAAGCGATGCTCATCAGGCATAAATTAGTAATCTCCTAAACATCCTCTTATTAGTTACTGTAAAGGCTAGCTCTGAAGATTAAATCTATATTCGGGTATATGTCCCTCTCCAACTCCTACGGTGTACACACAAGTCCTAAAAACTTTGTTTGATACTACTTTTCTCGTTCCTATACAGAGCATGGGAACGAGAGCAATGAGAAAACGATGGAAAATCAAGCTTTTTTTTACCGCTAATTAGATTGGACACTATATAACTCGTCGAACCCAGTTCTCTAAAAATTCCCCAGTCCCCAGTACCCAATCCCCAGTTCAAATCTGCTAAAGTTTCAGTTACGCTGAATTGTAATGTGAATATTAGAGACTGGTGCAAGTTAAGACAGGCAATAATAGCGCCTGGATATTACTGTTTAATTATCAGGATCAAAGCGCGATTCTCCTGTGGAGAGGCTGCGCGATCGCGTGCAGAATATTTACAGTATTGCCTAAAATTATGGATAATTCCCCAGTGGTCGCTCAAGCAGATGCATCCTTACCAAATTACACTCAGGAAAATATACGAATAGTGCAGTCAGCAGTTGGCTCGAATTCACCACCAAAGGAAAAGGTAGGAACTGACTTTGACTCTCGCATGATGCTGCGGTGTTTGGAACTTGCTCGCCGCGCTTTAGGGCGGACTTCGCCAAATCCGCTAGTGGGAGCGGTGATTGTCAAGGATGGCGAGATTATCGGCGAAGGATTTCATCCTCGTGCAGGTGAGCCTCATGCAGAAGTGTTTGCCTTAAAAGCCGCAGGTGTTGGCGCTGCGCGTGGTGCAACAATCTATGTGTCACTTGAACCTTGCAATCACTACGGACGTACTCCCCCTTGTTCGGAAGGATTGATCCAAGCAGGGGTAGCAAAAGTAGTAGTGGGTATGGTTGATCCCAATCCATTAGTAGCTGGAGGTGGTATCGCCCGTTTGCGGGCGGCGGGGATCGAAGTCTTGGTAGGAGTAGAAGAAGAAGCTTGTCGTCAGCTAAATGAAGCTTTTGTGCATCGCATTCTCTACAAGCGGCCTTTAGGAATTTTAAAATATGCCATGACTTTAGATGGGAAAATTGCTACTACCTCTGGTCATAGCGCTTGGGTGACAAGCCAAGAGGCCCGCAATGAAGTACATCAACTGCGGGCGGGTTGTGATGCCATAATTGTCGGCGGTAATACAGTCCGACAGGATAATCCTTACTTAACCAGCCATCAGGTGGGGGCACATAATCCCCTGCGGGTGGTGATGAGTCGCCATCTTAACTTACCGGAAAGTGCCCATCTGTGGCAAACTACGGATGCTCCAACTTTGGTGTTGACACAGAAAGGTGCTAACCCCGATTTTCAAGAACTGTTGCTCAAACAGGGTGTGGAGGTGGTGGAATTAACATCACTGACACCGGATAAGGCAATGGCATACTTATATGAACGGGGTTTCTGTAGCGTGCTATGGGAATGTGGTGGTACCTTAGCTGCTAGTGCGATCGCTCAAGGAGCAGTGCAAAAAGTTTTGGCATTTATTGCCCCAAAAATCATTGGTGGTAACATTGCTCCCACACCAGTGGGCGATTTAGGTTTTACTACCATGACCGAGGCGTTATCTCTAGAACGTGTTCGTTGGCGTGTAGTAGGCTCTGACTGCTTAGTGGAAGGTTATTTTCCTCAAAAAGCCAATTGACTATCAATCAATTCATGATGATTTTGCAATTATGAACACTGACGTTCATAAGCAATATCACGTATAAGGGCTAGCCGAGATTGAATGTAGTGGCACAGATAATCAGTTTCGTGAGAATTTAACAAAACTTGCGTTTCGGTTTGTTTCACTAACCACTGCACCAAGCTAGCATCATCAAGTTGTAAGAGGAGCTTGGCTTGGGCGGTTTCAACCACTGACCAAAGCTGACGCATAATTGTAGGAGTCATCAGACCTCAATTGAATAATTTAGCTTTGCTCTTTTTAGATTACACAATTCCAATCGCAATTTACGACATGAATGTAGAAGCTGAGACAAGTATTATTAAAAACTTAATAATGGTATTTATAACTTTATGAAGATTAAGAATTTGAAATGGGCATTGGGCATTGGGTAACGGGCAAGAAAACAAACGGGCTAATTCTAAAAATTTAGTTTTTGTGCTTGTGAAGACTGAAATTGTCTTGATTATAGCCCAATTAAGACAGTTTTGTAAGCACTATCTTGAATACTGAATCTGTCTTACGGGATACAAAAATTTAGCTTTTGAGAACAATGTTTTTCAGAAAATTAACACTGTTTGGCTGTAGATGGACTGACAAAATCATGTAAATCTACATCCCAAATGCTGATGTAAATAAAATCACATTGTTGGCGGATAATCTGACCTTTAACTGAGCCATTCTTAAAACTAAAATTATCAGATTGGCGCTGTTGTACCTGTTTAAGTCCCTGCTTAATTTCTTCAGTGGCTTGTCCACCTAACATTCCATTCAAGGTATCTTCCATTACTTGTGGGTCTACCGATTGGGCAAAAGATACCTCAGTTTGGCGCAGCGATTTAGAATTACGATCAAATAAATAGCCAAGGTCAATTTTGTTTGGCACTAGTTTGTAAACGACAGCACGAGTCTTACCCCATGCGCCTCTTAAATCTTGATTTGGTTTGCCAAGGGTAGCCTCTACAGCGCTTCTTGGTGTACCTGTAGGAAATGCCGGAACGCTAGCGACTTTACTAGGTGGCTGTTCGTTGGTTTGTGACGCTGGAGGTGCTTCTGGTCTGGGAACTGCCCTCGCCTCATTCTTTGGTTCTGGCTGTGGTGTAGAGACTGCTACTGGTGGTGGAGTATCTGAAGTTATTATAGGCTTCCTTTTTGGCTGTGGTATGGATACAAC
This Nostoc sp. C052 DNA region includes the following protein-coding sequences:
- the crtO gene encoding beta-carotene ketolase CrtO — protein: MQEYDVVLIGAGHNGLVCAAYLLKAGYSVLLLEKRPVPGGAATTEECLPQEAPGFKFNLCAIDHEFIHLGPVVEELELEKYGLHYLECDPVVFCPHPDGKYFLGHKSVEKTCAEIARYNERDARKYAEFVDFWQRSLGAMVPMFNAPPKSIIDILGNYDITKLKDLFSVIGSPNKTLDFIRTMLTSAEDLLNEWFDEEFLKAPLARLASELGAPPSQKTLAIGAIMMAMRHNPGMARPRGGTGALVQALVNLVTSKGGVILTDQHVEKVLIDDGKAVGVRVAGGKEYRAKYGVISNIDAKRLFLQMTDKSDVDGVDPNLWERLERRIVNNNETILKIDLALDEPLRFPYHAHKDEYLVGSILIADSVAHVEQAHSKCTLGEIPDADPSMYLVMPSYLDPTLAPSGKHTLWIEFFAPYQIAGAEGTGLKGTGWTDELKNKVADRVIDKLADYAPNVKNATIARRVESPAELGERLGAYKGNYYHVDMTLDQMIFFRPLPEIANYKTPIDNLFLTGAGTHPGGSISGMPGRNCARAFLQAKHPISQTLKDARDSIKSTVESVFGIN
- a CDS encoding NAD(P)-dependent oxidoreductase, with product MKKLLITGTSGFLGWHLCQLAKEEWEIYGTYLSHPLEIHEMKMLKANLTNFQELKRIFNDVKPTAVIHTAAHSQPNFCQTNPKESHAINVIASCNIAGLCADNSIPCAFTSTDLVFDGLNAPYQETDAVCPVNLYGEQKAIAEADMLERYPMTAVCRMPLMFGAATPTAKSFIQPFIQTLQAEEELSLFIDEFRTPVSGTTAAKGLLLALEKVNGIIHLGGKERISRYDFGQILVEVFQLPSTGLKSCRQQDVKMAAPRPADVSLDSSKAFALGYQPLSVREELQELGVLIPNS
- the ribD gene encoding bifunctional diaminohydroxyphosphoribosylaminopyrimidine deaminase/5-amino-6-(5-phosphoribosylamino)uracil reductase RibD, with amino-acid sequence MDNSPVVAQADASLPNYTQENIRIVQSAVGSNSPPKEKVGTDFDSRMMLRCLELARRALGRTSPNPLVGAVIVKDGEIIGEGFHPRAGEPHAEVFALKAAGVGAARGATIYVSLEPCNHYGRTPPCSEGLIQAGVAKVVVGMVDPNPLVAGGGIARLRAAGIEVLVGVEEEACRQLNEAFVHRILYKRPLGILKYAMTLDGKIATTSGHSAWVTSQEARNEVHQLRAGCDAIIVGGNTVRQDNPYLTSHQVGAHNPLRVVMSRHLNLPESAHLWQTTDAPTLVLTQKGANPDFQELLLKQGVEVVELTSLTPDKAMAYLYERGFCSVLWECGGTLAASAIAQGAVQKVLAFIAPKIIGGNIAPTPVGDLGFTTMTEALSLERVRWRVVGSDCLVEGYFPQKAN
- the gcvP gene encoding aminomethyl-transferring glycine dehydrogenase, translating into MVLNAPILKSNEQQVLDEKSQKLSSFVPRHIGPNTDDIHQMLKVLGFPSLDALIDQTVPQSIRLKQPLKLPAAESEYAALVSLKKVAAKNQVFRSYIGMGYYDSITPPVIGRNILENPGWYTAYTPYQPEIAQGRLEALLNFQTLIIDLTGLEIANASLLDEATAAAEAMSLSYGVSKNHADAYFVSHDCHPQTIDVLQTRAKPLGIKIIVGDHQTFDFDQPIFGAVLQYPASDGTIFDYRAFIEKAHAKGALVTVAADPLSLTLLTPPGEFGADIAVGSTQRFGIPLGFGGPHAAYFATKEEYKRLVPGRIVGVSKDAQGKPALRLALQTREQHIRREKATSNICTAQVLLAVMASMYAVYHGPTGLKQIAENIHQLTLMLAAGLKHLGYKISSEHFFDTLRVELGTRSLEVILEACQARNINLRIFDDTAVGISVDETTTADDLIELFEIFAAPDSLFFGFKEIGDLIAARRKSSLPNSTFARTSTYLTHPVFNRYHSETELLRYLHKLESKDLSLTTSMIPLGSCTMKLNATAEMIPVSWEKFGKIHPFAPASQTQGYQILFQQLEAWLAEITGFAGISLQPNAGSQGEYAGLLVIRQYHENRGEAHRNVCLIPTSAHGTNPASAVMCGMKVVAVACDSQGNIDVADLKSKAEKHSNELAALMVTYPSTHGVFEEPIQEICAVVHSHGGQVYMDGANMNAQVGICRPGDIGADVCHLNLHKTFCIPHGGGGPGMGPIGVASHLVPFLPGHPVVGIGDWGLGTRKEEITSTQHIGAVAAAPWGSASILVISWMYIAMMGADGLTHATKVAILNANYIAKKLESYYPVLYQGKNGLVAHECILDLRSLKKSAAIEIDDVAKRLMDYGFHAPTVSWPVGGTIMVEPTESESKQELDRFCDALISIRQEIAEIEVGKVDAQDNVLKNAPHTAESLITGEWNHPYSREQAAYPAPWTREYKFWPAVGRIDAAFGDRNFVCSCLPMDAY
- a CDS encoding tetratricopeptide repeat protein; translated protein: MVFRHCFVASNMIVFLAFGCSSGANSSIENTTQFVQESNVTQLFIEAKATQKAEDFFHQGNHLLDGQRYQDAIKAYDKAIAIKVENPEAWINRGIALTSLHRYQDALVSYDKAIAIKPDKYEAWYNRGIALTSLHRYQDALASYDKAIATKPNKYEALINRGIALTKLHRYQDAIASYNRAIAIKPDLHQAYYNKACSYALQSNLELAIENLDKAIEFVPDKYKKLAKTDPDFSKVRSEKQFQKLLQ
- a CDS encoding DUF2993 domain-containing protein; amino-acid sequence: MPDEHRLEEQFLSQEAEKRISSQLNEVEQIEIDIQTDLLKIVQGQADGVSLTGQGLVIQQDIRVQEIKLQTDSIAINPFSALFGQIELNEPVNAIARIILTELDINTALYSDFVRNQMQNFELNVDGEIISFEPEEIQVFLPGDDKIEFRGKLLLKEMGNTRPLAYTAIARPQTHSQPAMLEGFNCTEGEGISIELIIALMQKAKELMNIPYFEWEDIAFSIKNIEVQKGNLILMLEAQVRQIPSSLTVLSP